A stretch of Thermodesulfovibrionales bacterium DNA encodes these proteins:
- a CDS encoding nucleotidyltransferase domain-containing protein encodes MTREEIIQTISTCLQKRDEVIFAYIFGSFTDQEIISRDIDIGIFIRNFSSNKAIELEIELSEEIGKMIKRIYPVDVIVINNLNPLFVRKVITGKLLFTKDENLWIDFVVNISMRADDIAPLFYHSFKEAYLDED; translated from the coding sequence ATGACGAGGGAGGAGATAATCCAGACCATAAGCACCTGTCTTCAAAAAAGGGATGAAGTGATTTTTGCATATATTTTTGGCTCCTTTACTGACCAGGAAATAATTTCCAGAGATATAGATATTGGTATATTTATAAGGAATTTTTCATCTAATAAAGCCATAGAACTTGAGATTGAACTTTCAGAGGAGATAGGAAAGATGATTAAAAGAATCTATCCTGTTGATGTGATAGTCATAAACAACCTTAATCCTCTTTTTGTAAGAAAGGTGATTACAGGAAAACTTCTCTTCACAAAAGACGAGAATCTCTGGATTGACTTTGTTGTAAATATCTCCATGAGGGCAGATGATATAGCTCCTCTTTTTTATCACTCCTTTAAAGAGGCCTACTTAGATGAGGATTGA
- a CDS encoding TIGR04442 family protein produces the protein MLKDFRLHGEIDSIEYIALIRGMEAYNTCFFEEKEDGIRFFSRGNEFRIARDYVFYKGAGGSFCQYMFGVEKPFKDASKPDVLNRLIMFGAYLDEKDNLIFTNDTEGSESIERLFISGHAVKNYYFLVSSDLRGPIKERQAEILRRTGKFLKRTELISEDRDEELLHEFARALGEENATIFIFKLINRSNQEFYKTFEKLYARNKTLNEYDELYLQDLASKLNLNSYQIERIKIDVMYRHPENRRIVDEYRDILLEVMESEKMETEEIARLKRLRTLAIRNNIPVILFDTLDEMLLRGRKLTEIEEPEYIKEARIIIENLFFKDPSLKRHIIKEDIIRLLLARHRAHQLGDLSFENILLDAGRRCDEICKETGDFSTMEELGSIITFFDRYDNTYGLLSRIAFTDNMEFTEDSMRSLIGNKQAFEELEPGLWKRLFIDEFLKNNYVTYYGKKKLLAINEGIDEIVNGNATIKDVVATVRFISDEALLYRHVYSALKENLRALYPLLDQKEGRDQILQIIATELASKGIAVRVPETLFEKVLLDLKKESFYINNLLPEIIRTGNLSLREDFLLNSGFDRFHLENIESQYLTENGYPPDLTRLLCPIGDLKMTTN, from the coding sequence ATGCTCAAAGATTTCAGACTTCACGGAGAGATTGATTCTATTGAGTATATTGCCCTTATAAGGGGAATGGAGGCATACAATACCTGTTTTTTTGAAGAAAAAGAAGACGGCATAAGATTCTTTTCAAGAGGAAATGAATTCCGTATAGCCAGGGATTATGTCTTTTATAAAGGTGCTGGCGGAAGCTTCTGTCAGTACATGTTTGGAGTGGAAAAGCCCTTCAAGGATGCCTCAAAACCAGATGTCCTTAACAGGTTAATCATGTTTGGAGCCTATCTGGATGAAAAGGATAATCTGATTTTTACAAATGACACAGAGGGTTCAGAATCTATTGAAAGACTATTCATATCAGGACATGCTGTCAAGAACTATTATTTTCTGGTTTCCTCTGATTTAAGGGGTCCAATTAAAGAGAGACAGGCAGAAATATTAAGAAGAACGGGGAAATTTTTGAAAAGGACAGAATTAATTTCTGAGGATAGAGACGAAGAACTTCTCCATGAATTTGCAAGAGCCCTCGGTGAGGAGAATGCAACCATATTCATTTTTAAGCTTATTAACAGAAGTAACCAGGAGTTTTATAAGACCTTCGAGAAGCTTTATGCCAGAAACAAGACACTGAATGAATATGATGAGCTTTATCTTCAGGACCTGGCATCAAAGCTTAACCTGAACAGCTATCAGATAGAGAGAATAAAGATAGATGTTATGTACAGACATCCCGAAAATAGAAGGATCGTTGATGAGTACAGGGACATCCTTCTTGAAGTCATGGAGAGTGAGAAGATGGAGACCGAGGAGATAGCGAGGCTCAAGAGACTTAGGACCCTTGCAATAAGAAACAATATACCGGTGATCCTCTTTGATACCTTAGATGAGATGCTCCTCAGGGGAAGAAAGCTTACAGAGATAGAAGAACCGGAATATATAAAAGAGGCGAGGATCATCATAGAGAATCTTTTCTTTAAAGATCCATCTCTGAAAAGGCATATAATAAAGGAAGATATAATCAGACTTCTACTTGCCAGACACAGGGCTCATCAACTTGGAGATCTTAGTTTCGAAAATATCCTTCTTGATGCAGGAAGGCGCTGTGACGAGATCTGCAAAGAGACAGGTGATTTCAGTACGATGGAGGAGCTTGGCTCCATTATCACCTTCTTTGATCGCTATGACAATACCTATGGACTCCTGAGCAGGATAGCCTTTACGGATAATATGGAATTTACTGAGGATTCTATGAGGAGCCTCATCGGAAACAAACAGGCTTTTGAAGAACTTGAGCCTGGCCTCTGGAAGAGATTATTTATTGATGAGTTTCTGAAAAATAATTATGTGACCTATTATGGAAAGAAAAAGCTCCTTGCCATCAATGAGGGCATAGACGAGATAGTCAACGGAAATGCCACAATAAAGGATGTGGTTGCCACCGTCAGGTTTATATCTGATGAGGCACTTCTTTATAGACATGTCTATTCTGCCTTGAAGGAAAATCTGAGAGCCCTTTATCCACTGCTGGACCAGAAAGAGGGCAGGGATCAGATACTTCAGATCATTGCAACAGAACTGGCGTCAAAGGGTATTGCAGTCAGGGTCCCTGAAACACTTTTTGAAAAGGTTCTTCTTGACCTGAAAAAAGAATCCTTCTATATCAATAATCTTCTTCCTGAGATAATCCGTACGGGAAACTTAAGCTTGAGGGAAGACTTTCTTCTTAATAGCGGCTTTGACAGATTTCATCTTGAAAATATAGAATCACAGTATCTTACAGAGAATGGCTATCCACCTGACCTGACTCGACTCCTCTGCCCTATAGGCGATCTTAAAATGACTACAAACTGA
- the mnmG gene encoding tRNA uridine-5-carboxymethylaminomethyl(34) synthesis enzyme MnmG has product MFAGEFDIIVVGAGHAGCEAALAGARMGFKVGLFTLNLDTIAQMSCNPAIGGLAKGHIVREIDALGGEMAKVTDRAGIQFRMLNRSKGPAVWSLRAQCDRLLYRLEMRKSLEAEKNIIIKQASVESLIVEDGKVKGVIDHLGIKYRAGAVVITTGTFLNGLIHIGLETMEAGRAGEFPSKGLSRCLKDLGFRMGRLKTGTPPRLDSRTIDFSVLEPQYGDEPPPPFSYSTVRITNPQLPCYITYTNRQTHEIILKNLDRSPLYSGRIKGIGPRYCPSIEDKVVKFSDKERHQVFLEPEGLETKEYYANGISTSLPFDVQLKLVRSIKGLENAEIMRPGYAIEYDFVYPTQLKHSLETKLIENLFLAGQINGTSGYEEAAGQGIIAGINAALKLKGREPLILRRDEAYIGVLIDDLVTKGTQEPYRMFTSRAEYRLLLRHDNADLRLTEKGYSIGLVKEEEYERFIKKKEAIAREIGRLRTTRVKPEDINQLLVEAGTSTISEPQSIEQIIKRPEIRYRDILKLFPSDGITDEVADAVEIEVKYEGYIKKHLELVEKLKKLENMTIPPEFDYTRLKLSKEVLSKLIEVRPSNLGQASRIPGVTPAAVSLIMIELTRQKRTKSIRLRSIEG; this is encoded by the coding sequence ATGTTTGCTGGTGAATTTGACATAATAGTTGTTGGTGCAGGCCATGCTGGCTGTGAGGCAGCCCTTGCAGGAGCAAGGATGGGCTTTAAGGTAGGTCTTTTCACACTAAATCTTGATACCATTGCCCAGATGTCCTGCAATCCTGCAATAGGTGGTCTTGCAAAGGGACACATTGTTAGAGAGATTGATGCCCTTGGCGGCGAGATGGCAAAGGTCACTGACAGGGCAGGAATACAGTTCAGGATGCTCAATCGTTCAAAGGGTCCTGCTGTATGGTCACTGAGGGCACAGTGTGACAGGCTACTTTACAGACTGGAGATGAGAAAATCCCTTGAGGCTGAAAAAAATATTATTATCAAGCAGGCATCAGTAGAAAGTCTTATTGTTGAGGATGGAAAGGTTAAGGGAGTCATTGATCATCTTGGCATTAAATACAGGGCAGGTGCTGTTGTTATTACAACAGGTACATTCCTTAACGGCCTCATTCACATTGGTCTTGAGACTATGGAGGCTGGAAGGGCTGGCGAGTTTCCCTCTAAAGGCCTTTCCAGATGCCTTAAAGACCTCGGTTTTAGAATGGGAAGACTCAAAACAGGCACTCCTCCAAGGCTTGACTCAAGGACAATAGATTTTTCTGTCCTTGAACCCCAGTATGGTGATGAGCCACCACCTCCTTTTTCTTATTCAACAGTTAGGATCACGAATCCTCAGCTACCCTGTTACATAACCTACACAAACAGACAAACCCACGAGATAATACTTAAAAATCTTGATCGCTCACCCCTTTACAGCGGTAGGATTAAGGGAATAGGACCTAGGTACTGTCCATCAATTGAAGACAAGGTTGTAAAATTTTCTGACAAGGAGAGGCATCAGGTCTTTCTTGAGCCAGAAGGGCTTGAAACAAAGGAATATTATGCAAACGGGATCTCTACAAGCCTGCCTTTTGATGTCCAGCTAAAACTGGTCCGCTCAATTAAAGGACTTGAGAATGCAGAGATAATGAGACCGGGCTATGCAATTGAATATGACTTTGTTTATCCAACACAGCTCAAGCACAGTCTTGAGACAAAGCTCATTGAAAATCTCTTTCTTGCAGGACAGATAAATGGAACCTCTGGCTATGAAGAGGCAGCAGGTCAGGGCATTATAGCTGGAATAAATGCAGCACTAAAATTGAAAGGCAGAGAACCACTCATACTAAGAAGAGATGAGGCATACATTGGTGTGCTCATAGATGACCTTGTAACAAAAGGTACTCAGGAGCCTTACAGGATGTTTACATCCAGGGCAGAATACAGATTGCTCCTCAGGCATGATAATGCAGATCTGAGACTAACTGAGAAGGGTTACAGCATTGGTCTTGTTAAAGAAGAGGAGTATGAAAGATTCATTAAAAAGAAAGAGGCAATCGCACGGGAGATAGGAAGACTCAGAACAACAAGGGTGAAACCAGAGGATATAAATCAGTTGCTTGTTGAGGCAGGAACATCAACGATCTCAGAGCCACAGAGTATTGAGCAGATAATTAAAAGGCCAGAGATAAGATACAGAGATATCCTTAAGCTCTTTCCCAGTGATGGTATTACTGATGAGGTTGCTGATGCTGTTGAGATAGAGGTTAAATATGAAGGATATATTAAGAAGCACCTTGAACTCGTTGAGAAACTCAAAAAACTTGAAAACATGACCATCCCACCTGAGTTTGACTACACAAGGCTTAAACTCTCAAAAGAGGTGCTATCCAAACTCATTGAAGTGAGGCCATCAAACCTCGGGCAGGCAAGCAGGATTCCTGGTGTTACGCCAGCAGCAGTGTCACTTATAATGATAGAGCTGACCAGACAGAAAAGGACAAAATCCATAAGGCTCAGGTCTATAGAAGGCTGA
- a CDS encoding histone deacetylase, whose amino-acid sequence MKTGFIYDDIFLKHRPPGWHPENPERLRAIMKAIDSRPELKEKLLILKPEKADQGLLKLIHTDTHIRHILENGEGYLDPDTYMCKDSPEAALYAAGALKTAVDNVLKKNINHCFCAVRPPGHHATPQAAMGFCLFNNVAIGARYAQTKGFKKIFIIDFDVHHGNGTQDAFYEDDTVFFFSTHQYPHYPGTGSERERGSGRGEGFTYNVPMRPGSGDKEYMEVYGNILPELIRRFSPDMIFVSAGYDLLADDPLASIRVSNEGIRFIVRSILEQNLPAIFSLEGGYDLSALGEAVVITLEEMVKFS is encoded by the coding sequence ATGAAAACAGGTTTTATCTATGACGATATCTTTTTAAAGCACAGACCGCCTGGATGGCATCCTGAAAATCCTGAGAGGTTGAGGGCAATTATGAAAGCCATTGACAGCAGGCCTGAACTTAAAGAAAAACTGCTTATTCTAAAGCCTGAAAAAGCAGACCAGGGACTTTTAAAACTCATCCATACAGATACACATATAAGGCATATTCTTGAGAATGGAGAGGGTTATCTTGACCCTGATACTTATATGTGCAAGGATTCTCCTGAGGCAGCACTTTATGCAGCAGGTGCCTTAAAGACAGCTGTTGATAATGTGTTAAAGAAAAATATAAATCACTGTTTCTGCGCAGTCAGACCTCCCGGTCATCATGCAACACCTCAGGCTGCTATGGGATTCTGTCTTTTTAATAATGTGGCCATAGGTGCAAGATATGCCCAGACTAAGGGATTTAAAAAGATATTCATAATAGACTTTGATGTCCATCATGGAAACGGCACACAGGATGCCTTTTACGAGGATGACACAGTATTTTTCTTCAGCACACACCAGTATCCTCATTATCCAGGAACTGGCTCAGAAAGAGAGAGAGGCTCTGGAAGGGGAGAGGGTTTTACATACAATGTACCTATGAGGCCTGGATCAGGTGACAAAGAGTACATGGAGGTCTATGGGAACATCCTTCCAGAACTCATAAGGAGATTTTCTCCTGATATGATCTTTGTATCAGCTGGCTATGACCTCCTTGCAGATGATCCTCTTGCATCCATAAGGGTGAGCAATGAGGGAATAAGATTCATTGTCCGTTCAATTCTGGAGCAAAATCTTCCTGCCATATTCTCTCTTGAGGGTGGCTATGACCTTTCTGCCCTTGGAGAAGCAGTTGTTATAACTCTGGAGGAGATGGTAAAATTTAGTTAA
- a CDS encoding nucleotidyltransferase domain-containing protein encodes MIDTEKLIDILKDYPYIASAYLFGSVATGKTGPLSDIDIAVLIKKEAPQGRELLHELDYIAYKIEKIFKKPVDIIPMNNKGLIFQHNILKTGRLIYDNDPSFRIKYVSNLISAYCDFEPLLRFMRRFHFEGYRKRLKNL; translated from the coding sequence TTGATAGACACTGAGAAGTTAATAGATATACTTAAAGATTATCCTTATATTGCCTCTGCCTATCTTTTTGGCTCAGTAGCTACAGGAAAGACAGGTCCTTTAAGTGATATAGACATTGCTGTGCTTATAAAAAAGGAGGCACCGCAGGGAAGGGAACTTCTCCATGAGCTTGACTATATTGCCTATAAAATAGAGAAAATATTTAAAAAACCTGTAGATATAATACCAATGAATAATAAGGGTTTAATATTTCAGCATAATATTCTCAAAACAGGAAGATTAATATACGATAATGATCCTTCCTTTAGAATCAAGTATGTAAGTAATCTTATCTCTGCCTATTGTGATTTTGAGCCCTTACTGAGATTTATGAGAAGATTTCACTTTGAAGGTTATAGAAAAAGGTTAAAGAACTTATGA
- a CDS encoding DUF86 domain-containing protein, with translation MRIDIERMNERLGDIQKAMERIDAFKMQGRDYFFSAEDNIHIFRSHYLISVEAAVAICYHLTARLFKLTTSEYSSCFEILYEKGIISKELKDGLVKLVGIRNRMVHRYEKVDYGFLYDHIDTILEILNRFIKEITETIRRHLDRH, from the coding sequence ATGAGGATTGATATAGAAAGGATGAATGAAAGATTAGGGGATATCCAGAAGGCAATGGAGCGGATAGATGCCTTTAAAATGCAGGGAAGGGATTATTTTTTTTCAGCAGAAGACAACATCCATATCTTTAGATCTCACTATCTCATTTCTGTTGAGGCAGCTGTGGCCATATGTTACCATTTAACAGCCCGGCTATTTAAGCTAACTACATCTGAATACAGCAGTTGTTTTGAGATTTTATATGAAAAAGGGATTATCTCAAAGGAATTAAAGGATGGACTGGTTAAGCTTGTCGGAATAAGAAACAGGATGGTGCACAGATATGAAAAGGTTGATTATGGATTTTTATATGACCATATTGATACCATTCTTGAGATTTTAAATAGATTTATAAAAGAGATTACAGAGACTATCAGGAGGCACCTTGATAGACACTGA
- the uvrA gene encoding excinuclease ABC subunit UvrA gives MSSELIIEGARQNNLKNIHLRLPHDSLIVITGVSGSGKSSLAFDTLFAEGQWRFIESLSTYARLFVEKLDRPDVDAIYNVRPAIALEQRNPVKGSRSTVGTVTELYDLLRILYSKIARPYCPNCNIEIKDWNPSRIREWAIKNLLQRRIYILFPSNKSLAELLKEGFTRYMKDGQVIEIEKQPDSVEENKFSYEVVFDRLQVEDDERLSDSLEGAWRSGRGTLKIRTVEGEEFIFKAGRVCDVCGFKAPEPSPILFSFNHPVGACPECKGFGNVLEFDESLVIPDKYLSLEEGAIEPFEKPAYSWWKEQLLKGARRSGINTKIPYRDLPAEHKRMIFEGNGNFYGIKDFFEDLEYRKYKLHVRVFLSRYRIQKTCPLCEGKRLKKEPLVFKIIADRALDIAELSSFPINRLYELLGKLQLSPEEKLVSEELLRQIRFKLEFLRYVGLGYLTLDRQARTLSGGEYQRLNLSNQLGSQLTGTMYVLDEPTVGLHPRDTRRIIDAMKELVRLGNTIVVVEHDSQVIRAADWVVELGPEGGAGGGYVVFNGPLSDFQKSGTLTAECVFGNRCRTADLRQGSSLNKNWLFLKGARGNNLKDIDIKIPLHCITAVTGVSGSGKSSLVVDTLYKALALHFKTGSEMPLPYRSLEGLNQLRGVRLIDQSPLSRSTRANPATYMKIFDPIRSIFAKQPDALRQGYGPGYFSFNVPGGRCETCRGEGFERLEMFFFEDVYVTCSECNGRRYKPEILSIRFRGMNISDILELTVKDAYIFFSEIREQDIQSERLKILNGLRIMEEIGLGYLRLGQPLKTLSGGEAQRLKICAEIDSSVKNFIYILDEPTVGLHPMDVDKLIRVLRKLIQSHNTVVVIEHNLDLIREADWIIDLGPEGGEEGGYVLYQGPVKAIVNIRESYTGKALIEDKAEKKNQGLSLMHES, from the coding sequence ATGTCCTCTGAACTTATTATTGAAGGCGCCAGGCAGAACAACCTGAAGAATATACATCTCAGGCTTCCTCATGACAGCCTGATTGTCATTACAGGTGTATCAGGTTCAGGAAAATCCTCTCTAGCCTTTGATACCCTCTTTGCAGAGGGTCAGTGGAGGTTCATAGAATCCCTTTCAACATATGCAAGACTCTTTGTTGAGAAACTTGACAGGCCAGATGTGGATGCTATTTATAATGTTCGTCCTGCCATTGCCCTTGAACAGAGAAACCCTGTTAAGGGTTCTCGCTCCACAGTTGGAACAGTTACAGAGCTCTATGACCTTCTTAGAATACTATATTCAAAGATAGCAAGACCTTACTGTCCCAACTGCAATATTGAAATAAAAGACTGGAATCCATCAAGAATCAGAGAATGGGCTATCAAGAATCTTCTTCAAAGAAGGATTTACATTCTCTTTCCATCAAACAAGTCTCTTGCTGAACTGCTAAAAGAGGGTTTTACCAGGTATATGAAGGACGGCCAGGTTATAGAGATAGAGAAACAACCAGACAGTGTAGAGGAAAATAAATTTTCTTATGAAGTGGTCTTTGACAGGCTTCAGGTTGAAGATGATGAAAGACTCTCTGATTCACTGGAGGGAGCATGGAGGTCTGGAAGAGGGACATTGAAAATAAGAACTGTAGAGGGCGAAGAGTTTATTTTTAAAGCAGGAAGGGTATGCGATGTCTGTGGATTTAAGGCACCTGAGCCATCTCCCATACTTTTCTCCTTTAATCATCCCGTTGGTGCCTGTCCTGAATGCAAGGGTTTTGGAAATGTCCTGGAATTTGATGAATCCCTTGTTATTCCAGATAAATATCTGTCCCTTGAGGAAGGTGCAATAGAACCCTTTGAAAAACCAGCATACTCGTGGTGGAAGGAGCAGCTTCTAAAAGGAGCAAGAAGGTCCGGAATAAATACTAAGATACCCTACAGGGATCTTCCGGCTGAACACAAAAGAATGATATTTGAAGGAAATGGTAATTTTTATGGAATAAAGGACTTTTTTGAAGACCTTGAATACAGAAAGTACAAACTTCATGTTAGGGTCTTTCTTTCGAGATACAGGATACAGAAGACCTGTCCACTCTGTGAGGGAAAGAGATTAAAGAAAGAGCCACTGGTATTTAAGATAATTGCGGACAGGGCTCTTGATATAGCAGAACTCTCCAGCTTTCCAATTAACAGGCTTTATGAACTTCTTGGAAAACTTCAACTATCACCGGAGGAGAAGTTGGTGAGTGAAGAGCTTCTCAGACAGATAAGATTTAAACTTGAATTCCTGAGATATGTGGGGCTCGGTTACCTCACTCTGGACAGACAGGCAAGGACACTTTCAGGTGGAGAATACCAGAGATTGAATCTCTCAAATCAGCTGGGCTCCCAGCTTACAGGCACAATGTATGTACTTGATGAACCTACTGTGGGTCTCCATCCAAGGGATACCAGAAGGATTATAGATGCCATGAAGGAGCTTGTAAGACTCGGGAATACTATAGTGGTGGTTGAGCATGACAGCCAGGTCATCCGTGCAGCAGACTGGGTTGTTGAGCTCGGCCCTGAGGGTGGAGCAGGTGGTGGCTATGTAGTATTTAATGGACCTCTGTCTGATTTTCAAAAATCAGGCACATTAACTGCTGAATGTGTTTTTGGAAATAGATGTAGGACTGCAGACTTAAGACAAGGAAGCTCACTTAATAAAAACTGGCTTTTTCTCAAAGGCGCGAGGGGAAATAATCTCAAAGATATAGATATAAAGATTCCACTCCATTGCATTACTGCTGTAACAGGTGTTTCAGGTTCTGGCAAGAGCAGTCTTGTTGTTGATACCCTTTATAAAGCCCTTGCCCTCCATTTCAAGACCGGCTCTGAGATGCCCCTACCTTACAGAAGTCTTGAAGGACTTAATCAACTCAGGGGAGTAAGACTTATAGACCAGAGTCCGTTGAGCCGTTCTACGAGGGCAAATCCAGCTACATACATGAAGATCTTTGATCCAATAAGGTCAATCTTTGCAAAGCAACCTGATGCTTTAAGACAGGGCTATGGACCTGGATATTTTTCTTTTAATGTGCCTGGTGGAAGATGTGAGACATGCAGGGGTGAGGGTTTTGAGAGGCTGGAGATGTTCTTCTTTGAGGATGTATATGTAACCTGTAGCGAATGTAATGGCAGGAGATATAAACCAGAGATTCTTTCAATCAGGTTCAGGGGCATGAATATTAGTGATATTCTGGAGCTTACGGTGAAGGATGCATACATCTTTTTTTCTGAGATAAGGGAGCAGGATATTCAATCCGAAAGACTCAAGATACTCAATGGCCTGAGAATAATGGAAGAGATAGGTTTAGGGTATCTCAGACTCGGTCAGCCTCTGAAGACCCTTTCAGGTGGAGAGGCCCAGAGACTCAAGATATGTGCTGAGATAGATAGTTCTGTGAAGAACTTTATTTATATCCTTGATGAACCCACAGTAGGACTTCATCCTATGGATGTGGATAAGCTCATAAGGGTTCTGAGGAAACTTATACAGTCCCACAATACTGTAGTCGTTATAGAGCACAATCTTGACCTTATTCGTGAGGCAGACTGGATTATTGACCTTGGACCTGAGGGCGGAGAAGAAGGAGGGTATGTTCTTTATCAGGGGCCTGTAAAGGCTATTGTAAATATAAGGGAGTCCTATACTGGTAAAGCACTCATTGAGGATAAAGCAGAGAAAAAGAATCAGGGATTATCTCTGATGCATGAGTCATGA
- a CDS encoding DUF86 domain-containing protein has translation MKKEDIQSKIDVMLENLERLHTLRSLTFENFVADFRNIDSCLHRLQTSIQAILDIGSYIIASLGLKTPETNAEIIEVLTEAGYLPKERAETYKKMIGFRNRIVHLYNHIDVEILYDILQHEIKDIKELFELMLNIIEEGA, from the coding sequence ATGAAAAAGGAAGACATACAGAGCAAGATAGATGTTATGCTGGAGAACTTAGAAAGATTGCATACCCTGAGAAGCCTTACCTTTGAAAACTTTGTTGCAGACTTCAGAAACATTGATTCATGCCTGCACAGACTCCAGACCTCTATTCAGGCGATCCTTGATATAGGAAGTTATATAATAGCCAGTCTTGGTCTTAAGACCCCTGAAACCAATGCAGAGATAATTGAAGTTCTAACAGAGGCTGGTTATCTTCCAAAGGAAAGGGCTGAGACTTATAAAAAAATGATAGGGTTCAGGAATAGGATTGTCCATCTTTATAACCATATAGATGTGGAAATTCTTTATGATATTCTTCAGCATGAGATTAAAGACATAAAGGAGCTTTTTGAATTAATGCTTAATATAATAGAGGAGGGGGCATGA
- a CDS encoding XTP/dITP diphosphatase has translation MKIVLATRNKKKLEELKRLIEDIDIELLSLEDFPDAPDVIEDGKTFEENAIKKAVTIAKATGLPAIADDSGLVVDCLGGAPGVYSARYAGEPSDDKRNIEKLLREMEGVPAERRHAHFICVICLATPDGNARTFTGRVDGIITEEPRGTGGFGYDPVFQPSGLNRTFAELSAEEKDSMSHRSRALKLLKEYLKSSGLKIEAKLILALFLFLTLILSFSSAGLAFSEKSNCNTCHKLTVAEAQRLLSGGPDLKVTDVIDSPLKGLWEVNFESQGRKGLVYIDYGKKFIIAGNIFSSSTKENLTQERLSYLNRVDPSKIDLKDALVLGKKGAKYKVIVFDDPD, from the coding sequence GTGAAGATAGTGCTTGCAACAAGGAATAAAAAGAAGCTTGAAGAGCTTAAGAGGCTTATTGAAGACATTGATATTGAGCTCCTCAGTCTTGAGGATTTTCCTGATGCTCCAGATGTTATAGAGGATGGTAAAACCTTTGAGGAGAACGCCATTAAAAAGGCAGTTACAATAGCAAAGGCTACAGGTCTTCCTGCAATTGCAGATGATTCAGGTCTTGTTGTTGATTGTCTGGGCGGTGCTCCAGGTGTTTATTCTGCACGATATGCTGGAGAACCCTCTGATGATAAAAGAAATATAGAAAAACTTTTAAGGGAAATGGAGGGAGTACCAGCTGAAAGAAGGCATGCACATTTTATATGCGTTATATGTCTTGCAACTCCTGATGGCAATGCCAGAACCTTCACTGGCAGGGTAGATGGTATAATAACAGAAGAGCCAAGGGGAACGGGTGGCTTTGGATATGATCCTGTATTTCAGCCTTCAGGCCTGAACAGGACATTTGCTGAACTATCAGCGGAGGAGAAGGATTCAATGAGCCACAGAAGCAGGGCTTTAAAATTATTAAAGGAGTACTTAAAGAGCTCGGGGCTAAAGATTGAAGCAAAATTGATCCTTGCCCTTTTTTTATTCCTTACCTTAATCTTATCTTTCTCTTCAGCCGGTCTTGCCTTTTCTGAAAAGAGTAACTGTAATACCTGCCATAAGCTTACTGTAGCTGAGGCACAGAGATTATTAAGTGGAGGTCCTGACCTCAAGGTCACAGATGTAATTGATTCACCGCTCAAGGGGCTCTGGGAGGTAAATTTTGAGAGTCAGGGAAGAAAGGGTCTTGTGTATATTGATTACGGAAAAAAATTTATCATTGCTGGCAATATCTTTTCAAGCTCCACAAAGGAGAATCTAACACAGGAGAGGCTTTCTTATCTTAACAGGGTTGACCCTTCAAAAATAGATTTAAAGGATGCCCTTGTTCTTGGAAAAAAAGGAGCTAAATATAAGGTTATAGTCTTTGATGACCCTGATTGA